A window of the Procambarus clarkii isolate CNS0578487 chromosome 19, FALCON_Pclarkii_2.0, whole genome shotgun sequence genome harbors these coding sequences:
- the LOC138366342 gene encoding uncharacterized protein, with translation MALLVMSKPPLILQLGRVVAYASAPGLRTPSLNASRFFSSRAEEALVPLVLQASHSSSRPPTRPPGQPLVLQATLSSSRPPSRPPGHPFVLQATLSSSRSPSRPPGQSLVLPLVLQASLSSSRPPSRPPGHPLVLQATLSSSRPPSRPLGHPLVLQASLSSSRPPSRPPGLPLVLQATLSSSRPPSRPPGHPLVLQTTLSSSRSPSRPPGHPLVLQATLSSSRPPSRPPGHPLVLQYYPFRIAVDCKLTPSSVLRGVANGVAKGVAKDEAKGVAKGVAKGVTKDEAKGEAKGEAKVEAKGEAKGVAKGVTKDEAKDEAKGEVKGVTKGVT, from the exons ATGGCTCTCTTGGTTATGAGCAAACCACCATTAATTCTCCAATTAGGCCGAGTTGTTGCCtatgcctcagctcctgggctccgAACACCTTCCCTGAACGCCTCTCGCTTCTTCAGCTCCCGAGCTGAAGAAGCTCTCGTCCCTCTCGTCCTCCAGGCCTCCCACTCGTCCTCCAGGCCTCCCACTCGTCCTCCAGGCCAGCCTCTCGTCCTCCAGGCCACCCTCTCGTCCTCCAGGCCACCCTCTCGTCCTCCAGGCCACCCTTTCGTCCTCCAGGCCACCCTCTCGTCCTCCAGGTCACCCTCTCGTCCTCCAGGCCAGTCTCTTGTCCTCCCTCTCGTCCTCCAGGCCTCCCTCTCGTCCTCCAGGCCACCCTCTCGTCCTCCAGGCCACCCTCTCGTCCTCCAGGCCACCCTCTCGTCCTCTAGGCCACCCTCTCGTCCTCTAGGCCACCCTCTCGTCCTCCAGGCCTCCCTCTCGTCCTCCAGGCCACCCTCTCGTCCTCCAGGGCTGCCTCTCGTCCTCCAGGCCACCCTCTCGTCCTCCAGGCCTCCCTCTCGTCCTCCAGGCCACCCTCTCGTCCTCCAGACCACCCTCTCGTCCTCCAGGTCACCCTCTCGTCCTCCAGGCCACCCTCTCGTCCTCCAGGCCACCCTCTCGTCCTCCAGGCCACCCTCTCGTCCTCCAGGCCACCCTCTCGTCCTCCAG TATTATCCGTTTCGTATAGCTGTTGACTGCAAGCTGACACCCTCCTCTGTACTGCGAGGTGTGGCCAATGGTGTGGCCAAGGGTGTGGCCAAGGATGAGGCCAAGGGTGTGGCCAAGGGTGTGGCCAAGGGTGTGACCAAGGATGAGGCCAAGGGTGAGGCCAAGGGTGAGGCCAAGGTTGAGGCCAAGGGTGAGGCCAAGGGTGTGGCCAAGGGTGTGACCAAGGATGAGGCCAAGGATGAGGCCAAGGGTGAGGTCAAGGGTGTGACCAAGGGTGTGACCTAG